From a region of the Leptospira venezuelensis genome:
- the amt gene encoding ammonium transporter, which yields MDPVLPAAKELAKNVDTLWVIFASALVFFMQAGFLLLESGLVRSKNSINVAIKNLLDYVVGTICFFLIGYGLMYGTSFNGWFGKDLFLLEGLSTGKEFAFFLFQVTFMGTAATIVSGAVAERIRFQAYLVCSLFVSLFIYPVFGHWAWGGGWLSRSGFHDFAGSSVVHSVGAWVSLAGVIVLGPRKDRFDLDGKPRELYGHNLPFSVLGTFILWFGWFGFNGGSTLSLTDAVPKIIVNTSLAACAGCSAAIIFDYITKGVPHVGGAINGVLAGLVAITAGCDVMSPASSLIIGLIAGILAEVAVWIMENILKLDDVVSAFPVHGVGGIWGTLAVGLFAQEESLRSWNQWQAQLTGVAVCAVWSFSMGLILFFLMKFTISIRVSSEEEDRGLNESEHGAKTVWLDLMNAMKYVADSKDLRKRIDVDPGVESGAVAELFNRLLLSLTQIIGVVKENSDKIENESGHLETSTIAITKEIENQKEKTTLIRETSDLLETSLKAVLDLVREERRRSSEMRRMSEEMSQGMKELQTDILASDQISDSIQSIAFTGEKRLEKTVKSMQGLNGSAKKVEELVGILQKIAEQLGMLSINASIESARGGDKGFAVVAQQISVLSEKTASNAKQANMYLREIWETVDGSLQSLAETVDSFKSILVKIPELSKTMKGAFDSVRDYSSRSDDLETSIQGVANMSESVAADMEKRYSELNRMRDFFCEIEEGAVRIGSLLEDLQKMSLMLSGQTIRMHRVVDIFRIEPTTG from the coding sequence TTGGATCCCGTTCTTCCAGCCGCCAAAGAATTAGCAAAGAATGTAGATACGTTATGGGTGATTTTCGCCTCCGCACTTGTCTTTTTTATGCAAGCCGGTTTTCTACTTTTAGAATCCGGGTTAGTAAGATCTAAAAACTCGATCAACGTCGCGATCAAAAACCTACTCGATTATGTTGTAGGAACTATTTGTTTCTTTTTGATCGGCTACGGTTTAATGTATGGGACTAGTTTTAATGGTTGGTTCGGTAAAGATCTATTTCTTTTAGAAGGTCTTAGCACAGGCAAAGAATTTGCCTTCTTCCTTTTTCAAGTTACATTTATGGGAACCGCTGCAACTATCGTGTCCGGTGCAGTTGCCGAACGGATACGATTCCAGGCATATTTGGTTTGTTCTCTTTTTGTTTCTTTATTTATATATCCTGTTTTCGGTCACTGGGCTTGGGGCGGAGGCTGGTTGAGTCGATCCGGTTTCCATGATTTTGCTGGAAGTTCAGTCGTACATTCTGTAGGAGCCTGGGTATCTCTTGCGGGGGTGATTGTTCTCGGTCCTAGAAAGGATCGTTTTGATTTGGATGGAAAACCTCGAGAGTTATACGGTCATAATCTCCCTTTTTCTGTTTTAGGAACCTTTATCTTATGGTTCGGCTGGTTCGGATTTAATGGTGGAAGTACACTTTCTTTAACTGACGCTGTCCCCAAAATTATCGTGAATACTAGTTTGGCTGCTTGCGCAGGATGTAGTGCGGCAATCATATTTGATTATATTACTAAAGGTGTTCCTCATGTAGGAGGAGCGATTAACGGAGTTCTCGCAGGACTAGTCGCAATCACTGCAGGTTGTGATGTTATGAGTCCTGCTTCTTCTTTAATTATTGGATTGATTGCAGGTATACTTGCAGAAGTTGCCGTCTGGATCATGGAGAATATTTTAAAATTAGACGATGTGGTCAGTGCGTTTCCAGTGCATGGAGTAGGGGGAATTTGGGGTACCTTGGCTGTGGGTTTATTTGCACAAGAAGAATCACTGCGTAGTTGGAATCAGTGGCAGGCTCAACTAACAGGTGTGGCCGTTTGCGCTGTTTGGTCTTTTAGTATGGGACTTATTCTATTTTTTCTTATGAAGTTTACCATATCGATCCGTGTATCTTCGGAAGAAGAAGATAGAGGCCTAAATGAATCCGAGCACGGAGCTAAAACTGTATGGTTAGATTTAATGAACGCAATGAAATACGTTGCAGATTCCAAAGATCTAAGGAAAAGGATAGATGTAGATCCTGGAGTAGAATCCGGTGCCGTTGCAGAATTATTCAATCGTTTACTTTTGAGTTTAACTCAAATTATCGGAGTTGTAAAAGAAAACTCTGATAAGATCGAAAACGAATCCGGGCATTTAGAAACTTCTACCATTGCTATTACAAAAGAAATCGAAAATCAAAAAGAAAAAACAACCCTAATAAGGGAAACCTCAGACTTATTGGAAACTTCTTTAAAGGCAGTACTCGATCTGGTGAGAGAAGAAAGAAGAAGATCATCCGAAATGAGAAGAATGTCGGAGGAAATGTCCCAAGGAATGAAGGAACTCCAAACTGATATTTTAGCATCAGATCAAATCAGCGACTCTATACAGTCCATTGCATTTACTGGAGAGAAAAGATTAGAGAAGACCGTTAAAAGTATGCAAGGTCTGAATGGTTCCGCTAAAAAAGTAGAGGAGCTTGTGGGAATTCTTCAGAAAATAGCGGAACAACTCGGAATGTTATCTATCAACGCGTCAATTGAGTCTGCAAGAGGTGGAGATAAAGGATTTGCAGTGGTAGCACAGCAGATTTCGGTTCTTTCTGAGAAAACTGCTTCAAATGCAAAGCAGGCAAATATGTATTTGAGAGAGATCTGGGAAACCGTAGATGGATCTTTACAATCCTTGGCCGAAACCGTGGATTCATTTAAGTCGATCTTGGTTAAAATCCCGGAGCTTTCCAAAACTATGAAAGGGGCTTTCGACTCGGTTCGAGATTATTCTTCCAGATCAGATGATTTAGAAACCTCTATCCAAGGAGTTGCTAATATGAGCGAATCCGTTGCCGCAGATATGGAGAAACGTTATTCTGAATTAAACCGAATGAGAGATTTTTTCTGTGAAATAGAAGAGGGTGCAGTTCGGATCGGATCGCTATTAGAAGACTTGCAGAAGATGAGTCTTATGCTGAGCGGTCAAACGATCCGAATGCATCGAGTAGTGGATATTTTTAGAATAGAACCTACAACCGGTTAA
- a CDS encoding DUF962 domain-containing protein — translation MTENKKYETLQEFWPFYLREHSNKMNRIFHFIGTTCALVFIVSAIFYLNAWYLLGALFSGYFFAWIGHFFLEKNRPATFIYPFKSFVSDWRMYFCTITGQLGKELQKAGVK, via the coding sequence ATGACTGAAAACAAAAAATACGAAACCCTACAGGAATTCTGGCCATTTTACTTGAGAGAACATTCGAATAAAATGAACCGGATATTCCATTTTATCGGAACCACTTGTGCTCTTGTGTTTATCGTTTCTGCAATCTTCTATCTAAACGCTTGGTACTTACTGGGAGCATTGTTTAGCGGGTACTTTTTCGCATGGATCGGGCATTTCTTCTTAGAAAAAAACCGTCCTGCCACATTTATATACCCGTTCAAATCTTTCGTAAGCGATTGGAGAATGTATTTTTGCACGATTACTGGACAGCTTGGTAAGGAATTACAAAAAGCAGGAGTGAAGTAA
- a CDS encoding deoxyribodipyrimidine photo-lyase, which yields MLSERNLIRVREGNKKPVLEDGEYILYWIRANRRLAWNHCLDYSIHLAKKFKKPLVIFESVMMDFGWSSPRLQQFLLEGICDTAEDAEQRGFTYWSFVETKDHSLSEIIPSILKKASVVITDDFPCFFLPEHAEKVSETLDCKLLLVDSNSITPLASYEKSFGYARVLRPKLHDKFAESYVHRSNPKPNPKGIPNSDLLKKPKFLFSGNKEDISSHLKKMNSQFQNVLPVPGKTGGRKEGLKLLKKFLKEGLPFYSEERSEPRPPERMKASSLSPYLHFGMISIDEIVTAVLSSDPKIDWSPDILNHSYRGKNEGFFHPNPNINSFLDELLTWRELGYLLFYKEPSFRKDLSILPNWAKLSLDAHRGDKREYTYSKEQFENAMTHDPIWNVAQKELVLTGTIQNYLRMLWGKKVIEWSSSPEEAFRILEDLNHKYAYDGRDPNSYTGILWCFGAFDRPWSPERAVLGNIRYMSSDSTSKKFKIKPYLEYIQSLEGLSEPQLFK from the coding sequence TTGTTATCAGAAAGAAACTTAATCAGGGTAAGAGAAGGGAATAAAAAGCCCGTCTTAGAAGATGGAGAGTATATTCTCTATTGGATCCGAGCCAATCGAAGATTAGCTTGGAACCATTGCCTGGACTATTCCATTCATCTTGCTAAAAAATTTAAAAAACCATTAGTCATCTTTGAATCTGTAATGATGGATTTTGGATGGAGTTCTCCTAGACTCCAACAATTTCTTTTAGAAGGAATTTGTGATACTGCAGAAGATGCGGAACAACGAGGGTTTACATATTGGTCTTTTGTGGAAACAAAAGACCATTCACTTTCCGAGATCATTCCGAGTATTTTAAAGAAAGCTTCTGTTGTAATTACGGACGATTTTCCTTGTTTTTTTCTTCCCGAACATGCTGAGAAGGTTTCCGAGACGCTCGATTGTAAACTTCTGCTCGTAGATTCTAACTCTATCACTCCATTAGCTTCTTACGAAAAATCATTTGGGTATGCTCGTGTTTTGAGACCTAAACTTCATGATAAATTTGCGGAATCTTACGTTCATAGATCTAATCCTAAACCGAATCCAAAAGGGATTCCAAACTCTGATCTTTTAAAAAAACCGAAATTTCTATTTTCGGGAAACAAAGAGGACATTTCTTCCCATCTGAAAAAAATGAATTCTCAATTCCAGAATGTTCTTCCTGTCCCTGGTAAGACTGGGGGAAGAAAAGAAGGACTGAAACTTCTCAAAAAATTCCTAAAAGAAGGGCTTCCATTTTATTCCGAAGAAAGAAGTGAACCGAGGCCTCCTGAAAGAATGAAAGCTTCTTCTCTTTCTCCTTATTTACATTTCGGAATGATCTCTATAGATGAGATCGTAACTGCGGTTTTGAGTTCTGATCCTAAAATAGATTGGAGTCCCGATATATTGAATCACTCTTATAGAGGAAAGAATGAGGGGTTCTTTCATCCAAATCCAAATATAAATTCTTTTTTAGATGAACTTCTCACATGGAGAGAGCTGGGTTATCTTTTGTTTTATAAGGAGCCTAGTTTTAGGAAGGATCTTTCCATTCTTCCGAATTGGGCTAAACTTTCTTTAGATGCCCATAGAGGCGATAAGAGAGAATATACATATTCTAAAGAACAATTTGAAAACGCGATGACTCATGATCCTATTTGGAATGTAGCTCAGAAAGAATTAGTTCTTACAGGCACCATTCAAAATTATCTAAGAATGTTATGGGGCAAAAAAGTAATAGAATGGTCCTCTTCACCCGAGGAAGCATTTCGTATATTAGAAGATTTGAATCATAAATATGCGTATGATGGGCGTGATCCGAATTCTTATACAGGTATTCTTTGGTGTTTTGGGGCATTCGATCGGCCTTGGTCTCCCGAAAGAGCGGTGCTTGGAAATATCCGTTATATGTCCTCCGACTCTACTTCTAAAAAATTCAAAATAAAGCCTTATCTGGAGTATATCCAATCTCTGGAAGGATTGTCGGAACCCCAACTTTTTAAATAA
- the groES gene encoding co-chaperone GroES, with protein sequence MAIKPLGDRVLVEPKQDAEEKIGSIFVPDTAKEKPQEGKVVEVGSGRYEDGKLVPLEVKPGDVVLYGKYSGTEIKSDGKEYLIIRESDILAIVKK encoded by the coding sequence ATGGCGATTAAACCACTGGGCGACCGTGTTCTGGTTGAACCTAAACAAGACGCCGAAGAAAAAATCGGCAGCATCTTCGTTCCTGATACTGCGAAAGAAAAACCGCAAGAGGGAAAAGTTGTAGAGGTAGGAAGCGGACGTTATGAAGACGGGAAGCTTGTTCCTTTAGAAGTTAAACCAGGTGATGTCGTTCTATACGGCAAATATTCCGGGACTGAAATTAAATCTGACGGCAAAGAATACTTAATCATCCGCGAAAGCGATATCCTTGCCATCGTGAAAAAGTAA
- the groL gene encoding chaperonin GroEL (60 kDa chaperone family; promotes refolding of misfolded polypeptides especially under stressful conditions; forms two stacked rings of heptamers to form a barrel-shaped 14mer; ends can be capped by GroES; misfolded proteins enter the barrel where they are refolded when GroES binds), whose translation MAKVIEYNETARRKLLEGVNKLANAVKVTLGPKGRNVVIDKKFGSPTITKDGVTVAKEIELEDALENMGAQMVKEVSTKTNDVAGDGTTTATILAQSIINEGLKNVTAGANPMALKHGIDKAVTAAVESIKKRSVKIENKKDIANVATISANNDKEIGNLIADAMDKVGKDGVITVEEAKSIETTLDVVEGMQFDRGYVSPYMVTDPEAMIATLSDPYILIYDKKISSMRDLLPVLEKVAQAGRPLVIIAEEVEGEALATIVVNTLRKTISCVAVKAPGFGDRRKAMLEDIAILTGGQVISEDLGMKLENATVQQLGRAKKVTVDKENTTIIEGQGASKDIQGRVGQIKKQIEDTTSEYDREKLQERLAKLAGGVAVIHVGAATEVEMKEKKTRVEDALSATRAAVEEGIVPGGGLTLLKAQEAVGGLKLDGDEATGAKIIFRALEEPIRMITSNAGLEGSVIVEQAKAKKGNEGFNALTMVWEDLLQAGVVDPAKVVRSALQNAASIGSMILTTEVTITDKPEKEGAMPPMGGMGGMGGMGGMM comes from the coding sequence ATGGCAAAAGTTATTGAATATAATGAAACAGCGAGACGCAAACTTTTAGAAGGCGTTAATAAACTCGCTAATGCAGTGAAAGTTACCTTAGGTCCTAAGGGAAGAAACGTGGTAATCGATAAAAAATTCGGTTCCCCTACAATCACTAAGGACGGAGTTACCGTAGCGAAAGAGATCGAATTAGAAGATGCTCTTGAGAATATGGGCGCTCAAATGGTAAAAGAAGTTTCCACAAAGACAAATGACGTTGCTGGAGATGGAACTACTACTGCTACAATTCTCGCTCAATCCATCATCAATGAAGGATTGAAAAACGTTACTGCCGGTGCAAACCCTATGGCCCTGAAACACGGGATCGATAAAGCGGTTACTGCAGCTGTTGAAAGTATCAAAAAACGTTCCGTAAAGATCGAAAACAAAAAAGACATCGCTAACGTTGCAACTATTTCTGCGAACAACGATAAAGAGATCGGAAATCTTATCGCAGACGCAATGGATAAAGTTGGAAAAGACGGCGTTATCACTGTTGAAGAAGCTAAATCTATCGAAACCACTTTAGACGTGGTAGAAGGTATGCAATTCGACAGAGGATACGTTTCTCCTTACATGGTAACTGATCCTGAAGCAATGATCGCAACTTTAAGCGATCCTTATATCCTGATCTATGACAAAAAGATCTCCTCTATGAGAGACCTTCTTCCTGTATTGGAAAAAGTTGCTCAAGCAGGAAGACCTTTAGTGATCATCGCAGAAGAAGTAGAAGGAGAAGCATTAGCTACTATCGTAGTAAACACTCTTCGTAAAACTATCTCTTGCGTAGCTGTTAAGGCTCCTGGATTCGGAGATCGTCGTAAAGCGATGTTAGAAGATATCGCGATCCTTACTGGTGGCCAAGTGATTTCCGAAGACCTCGGAATGAAACTGGAAAACGCAACAGTTCAACAACTTGGACGTGCTAAAAAAGTTACTGTGGATAAAGAAAACACCACCATCATCGAAGGACAAGGTGCTTCTAAAGATATCCAAGGCCGCGTAGGTCAGATCAAAAAACAGATCGAAGATACTACTTCCGAGTACGATCGTGAAAAATTACAAGAACGTCTAGCAAAACTTGCTGGTGGAGTCGCAGTAATTCATGTTGGTGCTGCTACTGAAGTAGAAATGAAAGAAAAGAAAACCCGTGTGGAAGATGCACTTTCCGCTACTCGCGCTGCGGTAGAAGAAGGTATCGTTCCTGGTGGTGGACTTACTCTTTTAAAAGCACAAGAAGCCGTAGGCGGGCTGAAACTCGATGGAGACGAAGCTACCGGAGCAAAAATTATCTTCCGTGCTTTAGAAGAACCTATTCGTATGATCACTTCTAACGCTGGTCTGGAAGGATCCGTGATCGTAGAGCAAGCAAAAGCTAAAAAAGGAAACGAAGGTTTTAACGCACTTACTATGGTGTGGGAAGACCTACTACAAGCGGGAGTTGTTGACCCTGCAAAAGTGGTTCGTTCCGCTCTTCAAAATGCTGCTTCTATCGGTTCCATGATCCTAACTACAGAAGTTACAATCACCGACAAACCTGAAAAAGAAGGCGCAATGCCTCCTATGGGTGGAATGGGCGGTATGGGAGGAATGGGCGGCATGATGTAA